A genomic segment from Anas platyrhynchos isolate ZD024472 breed Pekin duck chromosome 5, IASCAAS_PekinDuck_T2T, whole genome shotgun sequence encodes:
- the LOC101791174 gene encoding serpin A3-4, which translates to MKLFFLCLLIVGIHSNSYLYEPNRQGVRNQNQRGQENRYMLQQTVGNSVCQFACCFYKEISSRENSGNIFFSPLSISTAFAMLTLGARSDTLTQILRVLSFNPREISENQIHEGYRQLMQMVNRKNEALQLNMGNVLFVLDQLKPQEKFLNNLRNYYEGEAYPMNFKRANQAQMKINEYVAGRTNGKIRDLINNLDPLTEILLISYIYFNAEWEKPFDPKYTKRDKFFVDGNKAVEVPMMFGMGLFKHGYDEQLSSTVVQMDYKGGASAFFVLPDQGKMRKLEKKLSCERMARWRTLVSKSSANFYLPKFTLYGRYNLKNMLYRMGIMDVFTDKADLSGITGQPQHRISQAIHQAVVKVDETGTEAAAATGMEIVPMSVPVTIKMNRPFLMVITLENNILFMGKIVNPLKKD; encoded by the exons ATGAAGCTGTTTTTCCTGTGCCTTTTAATTGTTGGAATTCATTCCAACAGTTATCTCTATGAGCCTAATCGCCAAGGTGTAAGAAACCAAAATCAAAGAGGCCAAGAAAATCGATATATGCTGCAACAGACTGTAGGGAACAGTGTTTGTCAGTTTGCATGCTGTTTCTACAAGGAGATTTCTTCTCGTGAAAACAGtgggaatattttcttttctcccttgaGCATCTCTACTGCCTTTGCAATGCTGACTCTCGGTGCCAGATCTGACACTCTGACACAGATTCTTAGGGTCCTTAGTTTTAACCCACGtgaaatttctgaaaaccaAATACATGAAGGTTATCGTCAACTCATGCAAATGGTAAACAGAAAGAATGAAGCATTACAGCTGAATATGGGAAATGTCCTGTTTGTGCTTGACCAGTTGAAACCACAAgaaaaatttttaaataatctcaGAAACTACTATGAAGGAGAAGCTTATCCTATGAACTTCAAGAGGGCTAATCAAGCCCAGATGAAGATCAATGAATATGTAGCAGGAAGAACCAATGGGAAAATCAGGGACCTCATAAATAACCTTGATCCACTTACTGAAATTCTCCTCAttagttatatttattttaatg CTGAATGGGAAAAACCTTTTGACCCAAAGTACACTAAAAGGGATAAATTCTTTGTGGATGGGAACAAGGCTGTTGAAGTCCCAATGATGTTTGGAATGGGCCTGTTCAAGCATGGCTATGATGAACAGCTGTCTTCCACAGTCGTGCAAATGGATTATAAAGGAGGTGCTTCAGCATTTTTTGTTCTGCCTGATCAAGGAAAAATGAGGAAGCTGGAGAAAAAATTGTCTTGTGAACGTATGGCAAGATGGAGGACATTAGTCTCAAAAAG CTCAGCAAATTTTTATCTTCCGAAATTCACTCTTTATGGGAGATATAACCTAAAAAATATGCTATATAGAATGGGTATCATGGATGTATTCACTGATAAGGCTGATCTCTCTGGGATCACTGGACAGCCCCAGCACAGAATTTCCCAG GCTATACATCAGGCTGTGGTGAAGGTGGATGAGACTGGCACcgaagcagcagctgccacagGCATGGAAATAGTGCCTATGTCTGTTCCAGTTACTATTAAAATGAACAGGCCCTTCCTAATGGTCATAACTTTGGAGAACAATATACTTTTCATGGGAAAAATTGTGAACCCTCTGAAAAAAGATTAA